A region of the Roseobacter denitrificans OCh 114 genome:
GCACGGTATGTAAAAGTGACGTCCGATATGTCATGGATTCTCCGGGTTCGATCATTACGCTGCACTTTGCTGGCATCGGCGCGTTAACGCAAGGCGCAACCAAAACTTGTAAAGGCTGTCTGGCTTGGCGACCACCAGCGCGATATGCCCATGTGAAAACGGGCATTCGGCCAAACTGCAAGACAGTGCAGAACGGGTTTCCTGCCTTGGGATTGGATGGCCCATGATCGAACTGATTATCGCTTTAAATCATAAGTCTAGCGCTGGTGCGGTGAATCACGGATAATCATTTTGCACCTTGATGGCCCGCAAGACCTGCCGTCGGTTAGCCTTGCGCGTTTTGCAAAGGAAATGGACGATCCACCGAAAGCTCATCAGATGTGTTTCATGCCATTCATCTTGGGAAACTGGCGCATAGGGGGGTAGCAGCATATGGCAAAACGCAGAACCGGTGTTTCCCATCTGAATGACCCTTGGGTGCCTTGATCGCTTGAAAGCGCAGGAAAATACCTAATCAAGCGAAATGAGATGCAATCATTTGACCTGATCGTTGCAGTTTTAGCACCGGCCATCGATGGATTATCTGCACCACATGCCAATAAGACGAAACAATTATTCGGAGAAGTTTGTGGCAGCCCGTAGGGGAATCGAACCCCTCTTTCCAGGTTGAAAACCTGGCGTCCTAACCGATAGACGAACGGGCCACTGGCGTTGTGAGGGCTGATTAGGCAATCCGCGCCATCGGCGCAAGCGGAAATTTAGGGCGAGGTGTAGAAAAATTATCCCGTCTATTGTGCGCATGCTGCGTCTTCAAGGCGCAACTGTACAGATTGGCGTCCACGCCATGTGTTGATGTCCAGACGCCCGGCCAGATGAAAGCGCGCGCCGCCATGCATTTCCAGGGCGGGGCCAAGTTCGGTGTCGTATGCGCCAAAGCAAATCGCGTCCATGGAGCCTGCATCGCTGCCAAAGCTGATCTTGAGATGGTTTTCGCCCACGCGTTTTGCGTAACGTATCGCCACATCCGCGAAGGCATAGCGCGGGGCGGGGGCTGCGGCACCGAAGGGCCCGGCCTGTTCAATCTTTTGCACCAGTTCGACGGCGGCGGCTTGGGGCATCAGCATCCCGTCGATATGCAGATCGGCGGCGCCAATGGAACCGGCCCCCTGTTTTTCCAGCAATTCAGACAGGCGGGCCATGGCCGGTTCGATCTTGCTTTCCTCAACCGTAAGCCCCGCCGCCATCTTGTGCCCGCCACCTTTCAAAAGCAGACCCTCCGCTGCCAGGCGATGGATGGGCTGGCCCAGATCAATGCCGGCAACGGATCGTCCCGACCCTTTGCCGATGCCATCGGTGATGCCGATGACAATGCTGGGCCGCCCGGCGGCCTCCTTGAGCCGCGATGCAACGATCCCCACCACGCCGGGGTGCCAATCCGCACCGGCGGCCCAGACAAGCGGGCGGTCAAGCCCGCGTGCCTCCGCCTGCGCGAGGGCCGTTGCGCGCACGGCGGCTTCAATGTCGCGCCGCTCCGTGTTCAGCTTGTCGAGCCGTTCGGCCAGTGCCGCCGCCTCATGCGGGTCATCGCTCGCCAACAGGCGCGCGCCAAGATCGGCCGCCCCGATCCGCCCGCCCGCATTGACGCGCGGCCCCAGAATGAACCCAAGGTGGTAGGCGTTGGGTTCGGTATCCACTCCGGCCACATCCGCGAGCGCGGTCAGGCCAACCCGCTCCCGTCGCGCCAACACCTTGAGACCCTGACGCACAAAGGCGCGGTTGACCCCGACCAGAGGGGCCACATCTGCCACTGTCGCCAGCGCGACAAGA
Encoded here:
- the recJ gene encoding single-stranded-DNA-specific exonuclease RecJ, which codes for MSFLGIERSLTGRRWIGPSVEIARAAKTLEQRTDLPAPVCQVLARRGVQAEHAEGFLAPALRDLMPDPRSLKDMTKAATRFLNAVQKREKIAIFADYDVDGGSSAALLLAWLRQMGREATLYIPDRIDEGYGPNDEAMAQLARSHDLIVCVDCGTLSHGPIAAAAGADVLVLDHHLGTEELPDALAVVNPNRQDESGDLGHLCAAGVVFLLLVELRRLLRETGQTGPDLMAFLDLVALATVADVAPLVGVNRAFVRQGLKVLARRERVGLTALADVAGVDTEPNAYHLGFILGPRVNAGGRIGAADLGARLLASDDPHEAAALAERLDKLNTERRDIEAAVRATALAQAEARGLDRPLVWAAGADWHPGVVGIVASRLKEAAGRPSIVIGITDGIGKGSGRSVAGIDLGQPIHRLAAEGLLLKGGGHKMAAGLTVEESKIEPAMARLSELLEKQGAGSIGAADLHIDGMLMPQAAAVELVQKIEQAGPFGAAAPAPRYAFADVAIRYAKRVGENHLKISFGSDAGSMDAICFGAYDTELGPALEMHGGARFHLAGRLDINTWRGRQSVQLRLEDAACAQ